CGTTCGTCCGCGGCTCGGCGGACCTGGTGCGCGGTGTCCTGCGCTCGCCGGCCGTCGCGGCGCCCGGACCGGCGCTGATCGCCCCCGACGCGCTCGTGGCCGAGGACGCCCAGGTCGGCGACGGCTCGGTGATCGGGCCCGGCTGCGTGATCTCGGCGGGCGCCGTCATCTCCGGGTCGGTGCTGTTCGAGAACGTGTGGGTCGCCGCCGGCGCCGAGGTGCGCAGCAGCGTGCTCGGGGCCGGGGCGCGCGTGGGGGAGCGGTCGGCGCTCACCGACGCGGTCCTCGGCGATCAGTCGCTCGTGGGCAACGACAACGAACTCGCGGCGGGCGCGCGGCTGTGGGCCTCCGCGGTGCTGCCGGACGCCACGATCCGGTTCTCGCCCGGCGCCTGACGTCGCGTCAGTCGTCCGGCGGCGCCGGGGAACTCAGCCCGAGCCGGCAGCGAGCCGGGCGCGCTTCTTCTTCAGGTCGTTCGCGGCCCACCAGATGGTGAACAGGGCGACGACCCCACTGACGCTCAGCGCCAGGCCCGAGTACCAGCTGCTGTAGGGGAGGTCGTCCCAGAGCCACCAGACCACCCCGGCGGCGATGATGCTGCACGCCGACAGGACCGAGAGCGCAGTACCCCACTTGTTCGACGCGGCGAGGTGCGCGGCGTCGATGACCTTGTCGTGGATCTGGTCGAAGAGCCGCTCGGCCCACCGGAACTCGAAGCTGAGGATCCACAGCCCGAAGACCACGACGAGCCACCCGGGCCCGGGCAGCGGGATCATCACGATGCCCGCCGCGAGGACCATGCCGCCGACCAGCGCGATCCCGATCTTGCGGGCGAGCAGGACCGTCCGCCGGCGCTTCTTCGCGTCCGCGACCACGCGCGAGTCGGTCGGGTCCGGTCGGAGATCGCGGAGGTCGTCGTCCTCGGCGATCTCGAGCAGCTCGGCGAGCTCCTCGGGCGAGGGGTCCTCGGGCACGGCTCGACTCACCTGACGAATCTAACGGGTCTGCGCGGAGCAGGCGCCCGCCTGGCCCCGCAGATCAGCGGATGTTGCGCTCGGGGGCATCAGTGGCGGGGTACTTGTCCATGAAGTCCTGGACGGCCTGGCCGGACAGACGCTCGCAGAAGAGGCGGTGGCCGAAGCCCTGGCCGGTCTTCGGGTCCGGGGCGCTCCAGTGCGTCAGCGCGATGAACTTGCCCGACGGGAAGTCGCCGTAGGTCGGGTCCCAGGGCGTCGCGATGAACTGTTGGTACTTCGCGTCGTCGCGCAGGCGCTTGGCGAGGTCCTCGATCTCGTCGAGGTCGCCGCCCTTGATCTCCGGGTCGTACCAGAGGATCGAGTAGCCGTGCTCCATGTTGTGCACGAGGTTCTCGACCGGCGGGTTGTCCTTCGTGGTGAAGAACGGCGTCGCGGCGAACGAGACCGGGTTGGAGTAGTGCTTGCCCGAGCTCGGCGGCACGTGGGCGTAGTCGACGCGCACCCCGACCTGGACGTGGTCCTGGCTGCCGCTGGCCTTGTCCTGCGTGATCTTCCCGCAGCCGGCGTCACCGAGGGGGACGCCGAAGGACGCGATCGAGCGGTCGAGGGGGTCGTTGAACTTCTTGTCGACCCACTTGTAGGCCGGCTTGGCGAAGAACGCCCCGGTTCCGACCAGGATGACGAGCATGAACGCCGTCGAGCGGATCCGCTCCGACCGGCGCTTCTTCGCCCGGAGCGCCTCGATACGCTGCCGGCGATCCTCGAACGCCGACTGCCCACGCGCCGCGGGCACGTTGCCGCCCGAGCTCGTCGCCTGCTCCGTGGTCCGGTCCGACACCGTGACCCCTCCCCGTCATCCCCGCGAGCACGGCCGTTCCCGGCCACGCCGGGACAACCGTACGACGGATTCAGCGGTCTGACGCCACGTTTGGCCTTCCCCACCGCGGCGGGTCGGGCATATCGGACGAGACGTCAGCCGGATGGGTGACGGGAGCCCGAACTACATCGTGTTGGGCTCGGGCGAGTCCGAGGACGG
This window of the Sporichthya brevicatena genome carries:
- a CDS encoding DUF3105 domain-containing protein, translated to MSDRTTEQATSSGGNVPAARGQSAFEDRRQRIEALRAKKRRSERIRSTAFMLVILVGTGAFFAKPAYKWVDKKFNDPLDRSIASFGVPLGDAGCGKITQDKASGSQDHVQVGVRVDYAHVPPSSGKHYSNPVSFAATPFFTTKDNPPVENLVHNMEHGYSILWYDPEIKGGDLDEIEDLAKRLRDDAKYQQFIATPWDPTYGDFPSGKFIALTHWSAPDPKTGQGFGHRLFCERLSGQAVQDFMDKYPATDAPERNIR
- a CDS encoding PGPGW domain-containing protein — encoded protein: MSRAVPEDPSPEELAELLEIAEDDDLRDLRPDPTDSRVVADAKKRRRTVLLARKIGIALVGGMVLAAGIVMIPLPGPGWLVVVFGLWILSFEFRWAERLFDQIHDKVIDAAHLAASNKWGTALSVLSACSIIAAGVVWWLWDDLPYSSWYSGLALSVSGVVALFTIWWAANDLKKKRARLAAGSG